One Triticum dicoccoides isolate Atlit2015 ecotype Zavitan chromosome 4B, WEW_v2.0, whole genome shotgun sequence genomic window carries:
- the LOC119293390 gene encoding protein MIZU-KUSSEI 1-like: protein MPSLIDGPGSLRSLLRPVSDERRTKHGGSTGGAVVGLFKMFKLVPMLTTSTGCKMAALLGRHSGGGGRALLADHAPAVTLFGHRRGRLSLAIHEDTRAPPAFLIELPMLAAALHREMATGTVKLALESDTRSARRRLLEEYVWAVYCNGRKAGYAIRRKDPSDDERHVLRLLRGVSMGAGVLPPPPADGSHGPDGELTYMRARVERVVGSKDSEAFYMINPDDDNRGGDGAAELSIFLVRKK from the coding sequence ATGCCTTCGCTCATCGACGGCCCGGGCTCGCTGCGGTCGCTGCTCCGGCCGGTCAGCGACGAGCGCCGGACCAAGCACGGCGGCAGCACCGGCGGCGCCGTCGTGGGGCTCTTCAAGATGTTCAAGCTGGTGCCGATGCTCACCACCAGCACCGGGTGCAAGATGGCCGCGCTGCTCGGGCggcacagcggcggcggcggcagggccctCCTCGCCGACCACGCGCCGGCGGTGACGCTCTTCGGGCACCGCCGCGGCCGGCTGAGCCTGGCCATCCACGAGGACACGCGGGCGCCGCCGGCGTTCCTCATCGAGCTGCCCATGCTGGCGGCCGCGCTGCACCGGGAGATGGCCACGGGGACCGTGAAGCTGGCGCTGGAGAGCGATACCCGCAGCGCGCGCCGGCGGCTCCTGGAGGAGTACGTGTGGGCCGTCTACTGCAACGGACGCAAGGCAGGGTACGCCATCCGCCGCAAGGACCCGTCCGACGACGAGCGGCACGTGCTGCGCCTGCTGCGCGGCGTCTCCATGGGCGCCGgggtgctgccgccgccgcccgccgacggCTCCCACGGCCCCGACGGCGAGCTCACCTACATGCGCGCCCGCGTCGAGCGCGTCGTCGGGTCCAAGGACTCCGAGGCCTTCTACATGATCAACCCGGACGACGACAACCGGGGTGGCGATGGCGCCGCGGAGCTCAGCATTTTCCTTGTGAGGAAGAAGTAA